In a genomic window of Longimicrobiaceae bacterium:
- a CDS encoding MGMT family protein — protein sequence MARRKDAEIAFATRVERLVRRIPPGRVIAYGGVAALLGVPRAARGVGHVLSTLPEGTDVPWWRVVNARGCISLHGYPGLLQRMMLEAEGVRFGRGGRIDWKEFGWRPESS from the coding sequence ATGGCGCGAAGAAAGGATGCCGAGATAGCCTTCGCCACGCGCGTGGAGCGGCTGGTGCGGCGCATCCCGCCGGGTCGAGTCATCGCCTATGGCGGAGTGGCCGCGTTGCTGGGCGTACCACGCGCTGCCCGTGGCGTGGGGCATGTACTCAGCACACTCCCCGAGGGGACAGATGTCCCCTGGTGGCGCGTCGTGAACGCACGTGGATGCATCTCGTTGCACGGCTACCCCGGCCTCCTGCAACGGATGATGCTGGAGGCGGAGGGGGTCCGCTTCGGGCGCGGAGGGCGAATCGACTGGAAGGAGTTCGGCTGGAGGCCGGAGAGCTCTTGA